From a single Ailuropoda melanoleuca isolate Jingjing chromosome 12, ASM200744v2, whole genome shotgun sequence genomic region:
- the OAS3 gene encoding LOW QUALITY PROTEIN: 2'-5'-oligoadenylate synthase 3 (The sequence of the model RefSeq protein was modified relative to this genomic sequence to represent the inferred CDS: deleted 1 base in 1 codon; substituted 1 base at 1 genomic stop codon), producing the protein MAMDDVYRTPAAALDSLVARSLQPCPEFLGAARRALGTLAAALRERGGRAGAQPWRVLKIAKGGSAGRGTALRGGCDSELVIFLDCFKSYKDEGAQRAETLSKLRTLLRSWGQEPIPGLSFELPRQDGARVLRFRLASSDLENWMDVSLVPAFDALGQLSSNAKPAPHVYSTLLQSGCQGGEHAACFSELRRDFVNTRPTKLKSLILLVKHWYRQVCREESRRDLLPPAYALELLTIFAWEQGCAKEAFSLAQGLRTVLGLIQQHQHLCVFWTLNYGFKEAEVRQFLRHQLERPRPVILDPADPTWDVGNGAAWRWDILAQEARSCYERPCFLQAAGGAVQPWEGPGLPRAGGSGLGHPIQRDSAQRTPEDSSSLHAVRPKAKNRQPSGPAPGPSRAASITPSMLGTALALSQIAAKDLDRFIQDHLKPNPQFQKQVSKAIDVILGCLRENCVYKASRVSKGGSFGRGTDLRGGCDAELVIFLNCFHDYKDQRARRTEILNEMQAQLETCWQDPDSGLSLRFPDQTVTRALQLQLVSTALESWMDVTLLPVFDAVGQLCSGAKPAPHVYSALLKSGCQGSEHATCFSELRRDFVNTRPTKLKSLILLVKHWYRQVAAQNKRQQPACAALPPVYALELLTIFAWEQGCGKESFKMAEGLKTVLELVQQHQQLCVYWTVNYSFEDPDSRTHLLGQLQKKRPLVLDPADPTWNVGQGSWELLAQEAAALGTQACLRSREGVSVQPWNVMPALLYQTPAGDLDKFISEFLQPNRQFLVQVNKAVDIICSFLKENCFRNSAIKVLKVVKGGSLAKGTALRGCSDADLVVFLSCFSQFAEQGNRRAEIISEIRAQLEACQQKMRFEVKFEIPKWENSRVLSFSLTSQTMLDQSVDFDVLPAFNALGQLVPGYRPPAQGYVDLIHSYNHAGEYSTCFTELQRDFIISRPTKLXSRIRLVKHWYRQARRKDGAAPPRSRAGAGPSAGQNPGLVEQKGRPVILDPADPTGNLGRNARWDLLAREAAACMSALCCLSRDGTPIQPWPVKAAV; encoded by the exons GGAGGCTCCGCCGGCCGGGGCACAGCTCTGAGGGGTGGCTGTGATTCTGAACTCGTCATCTTCCTCGACTGCTTCAAGAGCTATAAGGACGAGGGTGCGCAGCGGGCAGAGACCCTCAGCAAGCTGCGGACCCTGCTCCGATCCTGGGGGCAGGAGCCCATCCCCGGTCTGAGCTTTGAGCTTCCTCGGCAGGACGGGGCCAGGGTCCTGCGGTTCCGCCTGGCATCCAGTGACCTTGAAAACTGGATGGATGTTAGCTTGGTGCCGGCCTTTGATGCTCtag GGCAGCTCAGTTCCAACGCCAAGCCTGCGCCCCATGTCTACTCGACCCTCCTCCAGAGCGGCTGCCAGGGGGGCGAGCACGCGGCCTGCTTCTCAGAGCTGCGGAGGGACTTCGTGAACACTCGCCCAACCAAGCTGAAGAGCCTGATCCTGCTGGTGAAGCACTGGTACCGTCAG GTGTGCCGGGAGGAGTCGAGGAGGGACCTGCTGCCTCCAGCCTATGCCCTGGAGCTGCTGACCATCTTCGCCTGGGAGCAGGGCTGTGCGAAGGAAGCCTTCAGCCTGGCCCAAGGCCTCCGGACAGTCCTGGGCTTGATCCAGCAGCATCAACACCTGTGTGTCTTCTGGACCCTCAACTACGGTTTCAAGGAGGCGGAGGTCAGGCAGTTCTTGAGGCACCAGCTGGAGAGACCCAG GCCTGTGATCCTGGACCCAGCTGACCCCACGTGGGATGTGGGGAACGGAGCAGCGTGGCGCTGGGATATACTGGCCCAGGAGGCTAGGTCCTGCTATGAACGCCCGTGCTTTCTGCAGGCAGCAGGGGGCGCTgtgcagccctgggaggggccc GGCCTTCCACGTGCTGGGGGCTCAGGTTTAGGCCACCCCATCCAGCGAGACTCTGCCCAGAGGACCCCTGAGGACAGCAGCAGTCTCCATGCTGTGCGCCCAAAGGCAAAGAACAGGCAGCCCTCAGGCCCAGCTCCTGGCCCCTCGCGGGCAGCCAGCATCACCCCTTCCATGCTGGGGACGGCCTTGGCT TTGTCTCAGATCGCTGCCAAGGACCTGGACCGCTTCATCCAGGACCACCTGAAACCAAACCCTCAGTTCCAGAAGCAGGTCAGCAAGGCCATCGATGTCATCTTGGGTTGCCTTCGTGAGAATTGTGTCTACAAGGCTTCGAGAGTCAGCAAG GGGGGCTCATTTGGCCGGGGCACAGACCTGAGGGGCGGCTGTGATGCCGAACTCGTCATTTTCCTCAACTGCTTCCACGACTACAAGGACCAAAGGGCCCGCCGCACAGAGATCCTTAACGAGATGCAGGCACAGCTGGAAACCTGCTGGCAGGACCCAGACTCCGGCCTGAGCCTCAGGTTTCCCGATCAGACCGTGACCAGGGCTTTGCAGCTCCAGCTGGTGTCCACGGCCCTAGAAAGCTGGATGGACGTGACCCTGCTGCCCGTCTTTGATGCCGTGG GGCAGCTCTGCTCTGGCGCCAAGCCTGCGCCCCATGTCTACTCGGCCCTCCTCAAGAGCGGCTGCCAGGGGAGCGAGCACGCGACCTGCTTCTCAGAGCTGCGGAGGGACTTCGTGAACACTCGCCCAACCAAGCTGAAGAGCCTGATCCTGCTGGTGAAGCACTGGTACCGTCAG GTCGCAGCTCAGAACAAAAGACAGCAGCCAGCCTGTGCGGCTCTGCCCCCAGTCTACGCACTGGAGCTCCTGACCATCTTCGCCTGGGAGCAAGGCTGCGGGAAAGAGTCTTTCAAAATGGCGGAAGGCCTAAAGACTGTCCTAGAGCTTgtccagcagcaccagcagctcTGTGTCTACTGGACGGTCAACTATAGCTTCGAGGACCCAGATAGCAGAACACACCTTCTTGGCCAGCTTCAGAAAAAGAG ACCCCTGGTTCTGGATCCTGCTGACCCCACCTGGAATGTgggccagggcagctgggagCTGTTGGCCCAGGAAGCAGCAGCTCTGGGGACGCAGGCCTGCCTTAGAAGTAGAGAAGGGGTGTCTGTGCAGCCCTGGAATGTAATG CCTGCTCTCCTTTACCAAACCCCAGCTGGGGACCTCGACAAGTTCATCAGTGAATTTCTCCAGCCCAACCGCCAGTTCTTGGTTCAGGTGAACAAGGCTGTCGATATCATCTGCTCATTCCTGAAGGAAAACTGCTTCCGGAATTCTGCCATCAAAGTGCTCAAGGTCGTCAAG GGTGGCTCTTTGGCCAAAGGCACCGCTCTGCGAGGCTGCTCAGATGCGGATCTGGTGGTGTTCCTCAGCTGTTTCAGCCAGTTCGCCGAGCAAGGGAACAGGCGGGCTGAGATCATCTCAGAGATCCGAGCCCAGCTGGAGGCATGCCAGCAGAAGATGCGGTTCGAGGTGAAGTTCGAGATCCCCAAGTGGGAGAATTCCCGCGTGTTGAGCTTCTCCCTGACGTCCCAGACGATGCTGGATCAGAGCGTGGACTTTGACGTGCTGCCAGCCTTTAACGCCTTAG gCCAGCTGGTCCCTGGCTACAGGCCCCCGGCTCAAGGCTACGTTGACCTCATTCATAGCTACAACCACGCGGGCGAATACTCCACGTGCTTCACGGAGCTGCAGCGGGACTTCATCATCTCTCGGCCCACCAAGCTCTAGAGTCGGATCCGACTGGTGAAACACTGGTACCGGCAGGCGCGGCGCAAGGATGGGGCCGCCCCACCGAGGTCCCGGGCGGGGGCAGGGCCCAGCGCTGGCCAGAACCCCGGGTTggtggagcagaaggggag GCCCGTCATCCTGGATCCAGCTGACCCGACAGGCAACCTCGGCCGCAATGCCCGCTGGGATCTGCTGGCCAGGGAAGCTGCCGCCTGCATGTCTGCCCTGTGCTGCCTGAGCAGGGATGGCACCCCCATCCAGCCGTGGCCAGTGAAG GCTGCTGTGTGA